GAGTTAATTCAGTAATTTCATATAGATATATATGATATAAATTATATCAAAATAAGAATTTATACTTTATTGTGATCAATTTGCGAATCGATTTTAAGGACCGGGGACGGCCCCTTTTACTTGCGACCCAAACGAATGCTGTGACCTTGGCGCCAGCCTGGGATATTGAGCGAATTCGATCTCATCCACAGGAACATCATGCTCACACCGATCCCGAACATGCCGATGCTGAGCCACTGCCCCCGCGTGAGGCCCAACCACTGATAACCAATTTGAATATCTGGCATACGGAAGTACTCATCACCAATTCTGACGAGCGCATACAAAATAATAAACGAAGCGGCGATAAAGCCCGGCTTGCGACCCTTTCTCCACAGGAAAAAGAGGATCAAAAACATCAATAAGCCCTCGCCTGCCGCCGCAAAAAGCTGTGACGGATAACGAGCCGTCAACAACGGCGCCAGAGCCTCTTTCACACCGCTATTGCCTTTTTGCACTTCAAGCACGATTTTTTGCAAAGTTTCATAGACCTGAGCCTTCGACAAAGTGTCGAGCTGGAACTTTTCAAGCATCCCGAGCCACTGATCGGGAGTCACATTCACCTTCTCCGTCACATCTGTCAGGGTTTTAAGCTTATCAAAGTCTGTACTTGGCCAGTTCAAAATATCCTGGGGAAACTTCACCGCCAGCGGATAGCCCTCGGGAGCCGGACGCCCCACAAGTTCGCCATTGATGAAGTTGGCGATACGTCCGAAAAATACGCCGATGGGTCCTGACACAGATACGAGATCTAGCAAATACAGGAAATTCACACCATAACGGCGCGCAAACAAAATACACGCAACCACGATTCCGATCATGCCACCGTGGCTGGCCATGCCGCCTTCGTTCACGGCGAAGACTCCCCAGAATGGGAAATCGCCTTTGAATTTTAAAAACAAATCCGGCGCATAGAAAAGCACATAGCCCAAACGGCCGCCGACCAGAGTGCCGATCGCAACGTAAGTGATAAAATCACCGACCATGTTTGGGTTGAGACCCGCACGCTGACGATACGTCAACCAACGAATCAGCAAGTACGCGCAGATAAAGCCAAGCATGTACGATAATCCATACCAACGAATACCGAAATTTTCGGAAAACTGTATAGCAAATGGATTCAAATCATGGATGTACATACAACCCCAGTCTCAATCTTGGACGAACAGATAAAATCTTAGACCTAACTCCCCCCAAAGAGCAAAATTAAAAATGGAGGATTTTATGAAACGTTTCAACCACATCCTCATTTTGATACTGCTGGCTTTTGCTTCCACGACCTTCGCGGCCGGATCCAGCGGTGGAGGCGGCGGCGGCAATAGCGGCGATTTCCTGCAAAGGGCCGAACGGCGCCAGTCTCAGCGCTGGACCCTGCAAGAATGGCTCGCGCAAAAAGACCGCAACAACATGATGGACATGTGGCTTTCCATGAATTCGCCATCTCCCTACGAATTGATGCTTGGCATCTCATACAATAGCTACAGCCAGGAAAGCTCAGCGGCGGCAGGAACAACGAACAAGTACACCTCTTACCAGGGCACTTTTTCTGCCTATGCCCAGTTTGTGGGACTCACCGCGGAGTACGAGAACAACACTCAAGAGGGCTTTAACGACCTGAGCGGCCTTTTCAACCTGCGCCTGCTCGGAAGCTCCATCCAGGGCTCTTATCTGACCTTACACTATGGAATGCGGACACATACACAAACAAACCCTCAGGTGGCTCTCCGCCAACAATTTGCCCAGGCCAGTTTACAAATGTATGTGATCAAGCAATTTGGTTTTGATGGGCTCTATCGCTACTACATGCCCGTGACCGATGACACCCTTGGCGAGGTTAAAGGAAATTTGACCGAAGCCGGCGCGTTCATCGACTTTAAAAATTTCCGCGTGTTTGGGACTTGGTACAAAGAGGTTCAGAATTCAAACTTGAGTAGCACCATCACCGACAACACCCGCACCGGCATCCGCAGCGGGCTGAAGATCTTCTTCTAAAGGCCGATCTGCTTAAAGAAAATAAATAAACCGGCTCCGACAAGCGCGAGGCCACCCCAAATCCCTGCCATCGAAATAAAGGCTGCGCGCTTCACTAAATAACCTTGATATATATCAGCAAGAATCAGTCCATGCTCGGATTCAGCCGTGATTTTGCCGCTGACTTTGACGGACTGAACTCCGCCAATACGTAAGAACGCATTTGCAGCAGCTGAATAGCCGTTGATAAGTTCATCTTCTGAAAGTTTGCCGTCGCGATTGGTGTCAAACATCACCCGCTGATAAGCCTGTGAGTTCATTTTCTTGAGCTGCCCCGAATACGAAGCAATATCGCCGACAGCCACTGCGTGAGTTTGATCGGCACTGGTACGAAACTCGCCACGCACATACACCGGACCGCCAGCTAAAAGCTTCGCCTCGATCACGCGCACATTGCCGCCAGTGAACGAGTTCCAAAAGCCGGTGCCACCATTAAAGTAGCGAGCCGCCATCGGAGCCGCCGCCGCAAGAAACTCCATTTGGACAGAGGACATTTTATTGCGAGGAATTGTGCGCTCCGTGATCTCGAGCTGAGCATTCTCAGGATGCACGAGGCATGCGCCGCTTTCATCAAGCACCAGAACCTCATCCGAGGTCGCATAACTATACACTGTATGCCATGACGAGCTCTTACCGCTGCGACGGTACTCTTGCACTCGAATACTCCAAAAACAAACAGGACGGCCATCCAGACATTTACGTGCAATCGTCGGCCAAGCCTGCCCTTCGACTTCGACAAGACCTTGCGGAGCCGAAGAGATTTTACTGCGAGCAGTGTCTTCGACTTTTCGCTTGGTCAGAAACTTCTTAAGGCCAAACGCGACACTCATGCCCCCAAAGAGCATCAAGGTCAACGCGACCTTAAAAACCTCTTGTTGATCTCGTGCCGCTTCGA
The sequence above is drawn from the Bdellovibrionales bacterium genome and encodes:
- the lgt gene encoding prolipoprotein diacylglyceryl transferase, with the translated sequence MYIHDLNPFAIQFSENFGIRWYGLSYMLGFICAYLLIRWLTYRQRAGLNPNMVGDFITYVAIGTLVGGRLGYVLFYAPDLFLKFKGDFPFWGVFAVNEGGMASHGGMIGIVVACILFARRYGVNFLYLLDLVSVSGPIGVFFGRIANFINGELVGRPAPEGYPLAVKFPQDILNWPSTDFDKLKTLTDVTEKVNVTPDQWLGMLEKFQLDTLSKAQVYETLQKIVLEVQKGNSGVKEALAPLLTARYPSQLFAAAGEGLLMFLILFFLWRKGRKPGFIAASFIILYALVRIGDEYFRMPDIQIGYQWLGLTRGQWLSIGMFGIGVSMMFLWMRSNSLNIPGWRQGHSIRLGRK